From the genome of Azospirillum fermentarium:
AGCCGATCCAGTGACCGGTCAGCTTCGACAGCACCGACACCATGGTCACCGCGGCAAAGGTGCGCAGCGTGAACGCCCGCCCCATCCGCCGCCACGCCAGCACGTAGAACGGCAGGTTGATGAGAAAGAACACCGTGCCGAAGCTGGCCCCGGTGACGTAGCTGACCAGCAGCGCCATGCCCGCCGCACTGCCGAACAGCAGCGAGGCGTGGGTGTAGAACACCACCCCCAGCGCCACGAACAGCGTGCCGTGGATCATGGCCCAGGCGTCTTCGTACAGCCGGTGGCGTTCGGTCTTGGGGGTGGTGTCGGTCATGGCGGCGGCGGTCATCGCGGGGTGGGTTCCCAGAACACGGGCGCTGTGCGCAGCGCCTTCACCGCCGCGGGCAGGGCGGCGTGGCGGCGCTTGTCCTCCTGCGCCAGCCGGTGCCGCGCCGCGTCGCGGGCATGCCGGGCCGGGCGGGTGTTGAGCCGGTCATAGGTCAGCCGCTCCCGCGTCACATCGGCGTCGTGCAGCGCGTCCAGCACCGCCATGGCCTGATCCAGCGGGCCGGCATAGGCGCGCACGGCATCGGGGGAGAACAGGCCGCGGAAGAAATCGACCGCCGTGCGCATCCGGCGCAGGCGGCGGCGCAGCTTTTCCCGGCTGCCGGCGTCGGCGGGATCAAGGGCTTTGGCGGCTTTCAGGCTGCGGGCGTGCAGCCGGCCCAGCCACGCCGGGGCGGTGCCGGTCATGAGGGCGTCCAGCGGCGTTCGGCGGTCGGCCGCGGCGCCGGCGTGCCACTGCCCCCCCTCCAGCCACGCGGCCAGGGTCAGGACGAGGCGGGTGGTCTGCGGCCCGTCCAGGGCGGCGGCGGCTTCTTCCACCGCCGGCTGCCGCAGGGCGTGGACCGCGTGGGTCAGGGCGGCCAGCCCTTCGGGCGGGCGGGCCAGGGCGGCCAGCGGGGTGACGGCGGCTCCCTCCACCACGTCCCAGGCGCGGGCGGGCTGCAGGCGCTTGGCCAGCCGGCGGAGATCCCTGGTCACCGGCTCCGGCGGGTTGACCCAGGCGCCGAACAGGTCCAGCGCCAGACGGAGCCGGCGCAGCGCCACGCGGATCTGGTGCAGACCCTCGGCATCGCCGCCGGCCACCGCGCACGCCTCGTTCGCCAGCCACAGCCGGAGCCCGTGGCGCACGATGTGGCGGAACGCCTCGGCCACCGTGGTCAGGGGCGACAGGGCCAGCGGTTCGGGCAGGGCCGGGGCGGGGCGGCGCCCGGTGACCAGGGCATAGCCCATCTCCGCCTTGCTGACGGTGGCGAGGCGCACCGGCACCACGGCGTTCAACGCCAAGGCCAGATCGAACAGCCGGCCCACGCCGCCGGCCTGCAGCTCCAACTCCACCTCGCTGATGGGGGTGCGGCGGTTCCCGGCGATGGCCGCACCATGATCCACCGCCAGTTCCACCAGCGACACGGGATCGGGGCGAAGCTGGCGGGTGGTGCGGGTCACGTCGGTTTCGAACACCGGCGCCAGGGCGGCGCGCAGGTCCGCCGGCACCAGCCCGCCCGCCCCGTCGGCGTCCATCACCGCGAAGTCGGGTGCGGCGGTCCCGTTGGCGCCCAGGGGCAGAGGCCAGTCCCATTCCCGCCGCACCGCCACCGCCGCCGAGTCGCCCGCCGTGCCGCCGGGCAGGGTCTTCAGCGACTGTCCGGCCCGTCCCTCTTCGATGCGGATGCGCAGGGCCACGCCACGGGCCATCAGGTCCAGGGCCGGGGTGTCGTAATAAAGCGTGCGCTGGCGCCGGGTGAGCGGTGGCCCGGCGTCCAGCCCCGGAACCAGCGACGGCAGGGCGGCGATGCGCGGCAGATCCGCCGGATCGGCCAGCAGCTTCAGTTCGATCTCCCGCTCCGGGCTGCGGGCCGCGGGTTTCGGCGGTTCGGTGGGCACCGGCGTCATCTCCGCTCCGGGTATGCGTTGGGTGGGAGGGGCCTGCCTGGATACCGCAGTTGCGTCCGTCACGCCAGCGTGCGCGGGATCACGAACTCCTCCAGCCGGCCGGAACCCGGCACCAGATCGGCCCACCGTGCCGCCGCGATGTGGATGGAGGCGCAGGCGGCGGTGGGGAATTTCACCGCCAGCGACCGCAGCGCCGCCTCGTCCCCTTCCGCCGCCAGGGCGACGGCCAGATCGTGCAGGTCGGGGTTGTGCCCCACCAGCAGCACGGTGTCCACGCCGTCGGGCACCGCCAGCAGCCGGGCCAGGAGCGCGCCCGCCCCGGCAAGGTACAGGCCGCGCTCCCGCTCCACCGCCACCGTGGCGGCGTCGCGCCCCGGCAGCAGGGCGTCGAGCACGATGTCCAGCGTGTCCACCGCCCGCCGTGCGGTTGAGCACAGCACCAGATCCGGCCGGACTCCCCGCACGCGCAGGTGCCGGCCCACGCGGGCCGCCGCCTTGATCCCCCGCGGGGCCAGGGGCCGGTCGTGATCGTCGAGCGCGGCATCGTCCCACGAGGATTTGCCGTGGCGCATCAGGTGCAGTGTCTTCATTCGGCCGTTCCGCGGAAAATAAGGGGTCGAAGGGTGGATTCAGGCGGAAAAGTCGCAGCCCCGTTTCACGCTGTCGCTCTTGAAACGGGGCCGATACAGGCGATTATAGGAACCGTCTCAAAACTGTAACGGAGTTGGGTTAGTCTCCCGCTCCGTTTACCGCAATCCATCCCATTTCGCAGCAACGATGAGGCTCCAGTGACCGACGTTCAGGACAGCGAAGCCCTTACGATCGAAACGGCCGCCCCGGAGCGCTTCATCAACCGCGAACTGTCGTGGTTGGCCTTCAACCAGCGGGTTCTGGAAGAAGCCTCCAACCCCGACCATCCGTTGCTGGAGCGGCTGCGTTTCCTGTCCATCTCGGCCAGCAACCTGGACGAGTTCTACATGGTCCGCGTCGCGGGCCTGAAGGGACAGGTGCGCCAGGGCATCAAGACCCCCAGCGCGGAGAACCTGACGCCGGCCCAGCAGCTTTCGGCGGTGAACCAGCGTATCATCGAGCTGATGAGCGACCAGCAGGCGGCGTGGCGCCGCGTGCGCAAGGAATTGGCCGCGAACGGCATCACCGTGGTGAACCCCGACGAACTGACCGACGGCGAGCGCGACTGGCTGGAGGCGCGGTTCCTCGACGACATCTTTCCCATCCTGACCCCCATCGCGGTGGACCCGGCGCACCCGTTCCCCTTCATCCCCAACCTGGGTTTTTCGCTGGCGCTGCAGCTCCACGATCCCAACCGGGGCACGCATCTGGACGCGCTGTTGCCGCTGCCGGCCCAGCTCGACCGTTTCATCCGGCTGCCGGGTGGCGACACCCGCTTCATCCAGTTGGAAAAGACGGTGCTGATGTTCATCGACCGCGTGTTCCCCACACCGTTCCAGGTGAAGGGCCACGGGGTGTTCCGCATCCTGCGCGACAGCGAAATCGAAATCGAGGAAGAGGCCGAGGATCTGGTCCGCACCTTCGAAACCGCGCTGAAGCGCCGCCGCCGCGGCAGCGTCATCCGGTTGGAGGTGGATACCGGCATGGCCCCCGACCTGCGCGAATTCCTGCGCGGCGAGCTGGGGGTGTCGTCGGACGAGCTGTTCGTGCTGGACGGGCTGATCGGGCTGAACGACACCAAGCAGCTCATCGTCGATGAACGGCCCGATCTGGTGTTCCGCCCGTTCAACGCCCGTTTCCCCGAACGCATCCGCGATTTCGGCGGCGACTGCTTCGCGGCGATCCGGCACAAGGAGATCCTGGTCCACCACCCCTATGAAAGCTTCGAGGTGGTGGTGCAGTTCATCCGTCAGGCCGCCCGCGACCCGCAGGTGGTGGCGATCAAGCAGACGCTCTACCGCACGTCCAAGGATTCGCCCATCGTCGCCGCCCTGATCGAAGCGGCGGAGGCCGGCAAGTCGGTGACGGCGCTGGTGGAGCTGAAGGCCCGCTTCGACGAGGAGGCCAACATCCGCTGGGCCCGCGATCTGGAACGGGCCGGCGCCCAGGTGGTCTATGGCTTCGTGGACCTGAAGACCCACGCCAAGGTGTCGCTGGTGGTGCGGCGCGAGAACAAGGCGCTGCGCAGCTACGTGCATTTCGGCACCGGCAACTATCACCCGATCACCGCCAAGATCTACACCGACCTGTCCTATTTCACCTGCGACCCCGCGCTGTGCCATGACGCGGCGGTGATGTTCAATTTCATGACCGGCTACGCCACACCCAAGGTGCTGGAGAAGCTGGCCATCGCCCCCATCTCCCTGCGCAAGCGGCTGATGGAGCTGATCGACGCCGAAATCGCCCACGCGGAGGCCGGGCGCCCGGCCAACATCTGGGTGAAGCTGAATTCGCTGGTGGACCCGGAGATCATCGACAAGCTCTATGCCGCCTCGCAGAAGGGGGTGAAGATCGAGCTGATCATCCGCGGCATCTGCTGCCTGCGCCCCGGCATCAAGGGGCTGTCGGAGAACATCACCGTGCGCTCCATCGTCGGACGCTTCCTGGAGCACGGGCGGGTGATCTGCTTCGGCAACGGGGCAGCACTGCCCAACCCGGACGCCAAGATCTTCATCTCGTCCGCCGACTGGATGCCGCGCAACCTGGACCGCCGCATCGAAACGCTGGTGCCCATCGAAAACCCGACGGTGCACGAGCAGGTGCTGGACCAGATCATGAGCGCCAACCTGAAGGACCAGGCCAGCACCTGGATCCTCGGTCCCGACGGGGTGTACCGCCGCATCCGTGCGCGGGGTGACGCCTTCAGCGCACACAACTATTTCATGACCAACCCCAGCCTGTCGGGCCGGGGGTCGGCGCTGACCGCCAAGCGCACGCCGCCGCGCCTGCGTATGAAGGCGGTGACACCGTAAGCAATTGCGTGTAGGTGAACACTCGTTAGGTTTGAAGGTAATGATCACGGTGTCCGCATGACCGCCCCCACCGCACCCCGCCCCGCCGCCGGCCTCAGCGAGCGGGTCGCGGTGATCGATATCGGCTCCAACTCCATCCGTCTGGTGGTGTACGACGGGCTGAAGCGCGCCCCCATCCCGATCTTCAACGAGAAGGTGCTGTGCGGGCTGGGCCGGGGGGTGGAAAAGAGCGGGCGGCTGAACGCCGACGGGGTGGCGCAGGCGCTGGTCAACCTCCAGCGCTTCCGCCATCTGGCCGAGGGGATGCGGGTGGGCCGGCTGGACGTGCTGGCCACCGCCGCCGTGCGCGATGCCGCCGACGGTGCCGCCTTCGTCGCCGCGGTCAAGGAAAAGGCCGGTCTCACCATCTCCGTCGTCAGCGGAGAGGGGGAGGCGCGGCTGTCGGCCCAGGGCGTGCTGTCGGGCACGCCGGGGGCCGATGGTCTGGTGGGCGATCTGGGCGGCGGCAGCCTGGAACTGGTCACGCTGGACCGCGGGGTCATGGGGCCGCAGGTGACGCTGCCGCTGGGGCCGCTGCGGCTGATGGAGGCGGGAGAGGGGCGCAACGCCATCGTCCGCACCATCGACCAGCATCTGGAATCCCTGCCCTGGCTGGCCTCGGCCAAGGGGCGCCCGTTCCACCCGGTGGGGGGAAGCTGGCGGGCGCTGGCCAAGCTGCACATGGAACAGGCCGGCCATCCGCTGCACATCATCCACCACTATACCGTGCCCGGCGACGTGGCGCGGGAGTTCGCCGGCATGGTGGCGCGGCGCGACCGGGCGGCGCTGGAAAAGATGGCGGTCGGGTCCAAGCGCCGCATCGACACGCTGCCCTATGCCGCCCTGGTGTTCGAGCGGCTGGTGAAGCTGGTGCAGCCGTCGCAGGTGGTGTTCTCCGCCTTCGGCCTGCGCGAAGGGCACCTGTACGGGCTTTTGCCGCCGGAAGAGCAGCGGCGCGACCCGCTGCTGGCGGCGGGCGACGACTGGTCCAACCGCTTCGGGCGGTTCGGCGACGCCGCATTGCTGGTCAACTGGACCGGCGGCCTGTTCGCGGGCGAGGATGAACAGGCGTTGCGCCTGCGCCACGCCGCGTGCCTGTTGAGCGACCTGGGGTGGGCGGAGCACCCGGATTACCGGGCGGAACACGCCTTCCTGCGGGTTCTGCGCTTCCCCTTCCCCGGCATCGACCACGCCGGGCGGGTGTTCCTGGCACTGAGCGGCTACACCCGCTATGCCGGGTCGCTGGAGGGGGTGGGGCACGAATCCCTGCGCCGGCTGCTGACCGAGGCCCAGAGCCTGCGGGCGGTGGTGTTGGGCCTGGCCCTGCGTCTGGCCCACACGCTGAGCGGCGGGGCCACCGCCCAGCTTCAGCGCACCTCCCTGCGCCTGACCGAAGAGGTGCTGGAACTGACCTTGCCCGGCGATGCGGCGGAACTGAACGGCGACGTGGTGCAGCGCCGGCTGGACGGGCTGGCCCGCGTCCTGAACCGGAAGGCCCGCATCACCGTCCAGGCCGACCCGGCGTAAGACGGGTCACACGGCGGGGGCCGTTTCCTTGCGCGCCGCTTCCTTGCTCTTGCGCAGGCTGCTGAGCTTCACCGCATCGGGGGGCAGGGTGGCGGCGTAACCGTCGGTGCGCGTCCACGCGCCGTCGTGCACCACCGGCTTGGACGGCAGGCTGCGGCGGCGGCCCTCGTTGGCCTGCCAGATCCGTTCGCCGCTCTTCCAGCGGGGCCGGGGCACGTATTCCAGCAGGTTCCACAGGAACGACATGGAATCGTGGATCGGGCCGTCGGCGTCGGGCTTCACATAAGCCGGGTTCTTGCCCCGGCCCAGGATCTCCTCGGTCTTGTCCGGGTCGAGGAGCAGGCCGGCGGCCTTGGCCTCCTCCAGCATCCATTCCAGCGCCACCTTCGACAGGCCGCTTTCGGCTTCCGGGTGGCCGCCGCCCACGTCGCAATGGGTGCCGGGGAACCACACCTGCACCAGATCCTTCGGCCCGCTGGGTTCTTTGGCCGCCGGTTTCCACAGGTTGGTGCGGAAGAAGGCGCGCCGCTCGTCGATGGCCACCGCGTGGCGGGCGATGGCGATGTCCGGGTTGTTGGCGGTGTAGGGCAGGCTGACCGGGCTGGTGAACCATCCGACCGAACTCACCGTGTCCCACACGCCGACGAAATGGGGCTTGCAGGGGCGGGCGCAGGTGGCCTTGAAATCGCCGGCGAGCTTGAAATAGCCCTTGATCCGGGGATCAGGCGGCTCCTGGGGTTTGGAGCGCCGTTCCAGCCGGGTGATGGCCCACATCATGCGGACGATGTAGGGCACCAGCGGGCCATTGCCCGGCGGCACCAGACCATAGAGCTTCAGCAGCGATGCGACCGCCCGCACCGTATAGGCCCCGCGGCTGAACCCGAACAGGAACAGCTTGTCACCCTCTTCGTACGTGTCGGCGATGAAGCTGTAGATGTCGCGGATGTCGCGGTCGAGACCGTAGCCGAACGCCAGCCCGGCGGCGCGGGTGAGGACGCCGCCGATGCGGGTCACCGTGCCCGGTGCCGCCATGGTGCCGACGCCGGGGTGGTAATGCACCGTCTGGACGCGGGGATCCTTGTTCAGGGCAAAGACCATCTTCGCCACGTTGGTCCGCTTGGTGGCGAATTCGTTGGATGTGCCGTCGCAGCAGACGACGATGTTCTTGGCCATGGCCGGATGCCCCTTCAGGGACCAAATGCATACAACGAAATGCACATGGTGATGAAACGAAAACCTGAATCCTGAAGGGGATTCCATACCAGATAACAACGGGGGTCAAACCCTAACGCCCACCCGTTTTTCTTGGCCAGACCCGCCGTTATTGGGGAAAGGCGGGCGGGAACACGGTCAGGCAGGGAATCCACCCGTCGGGGGCCGGCACGTTGGCGGCGTGGGTGCGCCCGGTGGCGAGCAGCTTGGGCAGTACATGGGTGTGCGGCCCGTCCGGGCTGCGCCCGTCGGGGCGGGGGATGGGCTGCTTCACCTCCGCCCGCGCAAAGGGGCACAGAAACACCCGGTGGGGGCTGAGGTCCGGCCATGCGGTGGCGAGCGGGCCGGCCGGATCGAACATGCCCAGGCCGGCCCCGGCGCGAATCCGCTCTGCCGTCACCGGATCGGCGGCGCGGACGCAGGCGGTGACCTGCTTCAGGTTCAGGCCCAGGTCGAACAGGACGCCGCCGTCCCGCGGGTCGATGGGATCGTCGTCCGGCCCCACCTCGGTCACCGCGGTGACGCCGCTGCCGGTGCAGATTTCGGTGGGCAGGCACAGGGCCACGGCGGGTTTCTTGCTGCCGGCCATGGCATAGGGCACCGCCCGCACGCGGGGATCATGGCGCAGGCGGATGCCCCCGCGGGCCGTGCCCACCGTCATCACCGGCCCGTCCAGGGCGAGGTGCACCGCTTCGTCCTCGTCGCGGGTGAACTCGGCGATGGCGCCGAAACTGCCCAGCCCCCAGCCGGTGGCGGGATCGGCCAGGGCCGCGCGCAGCCACGGCCACAAGGTCTCATCGGTCAACGAATCGAACATCACGCAAGCGTCCTTTCGGAAGAGGGAAGGGTGGTCCAGGGCAGCAGGTAGGGCGCGCCGTCCACCGCCCCGCGGTGAACGGCGATGCCGTAGGCCGCGGCCAGCAGCGTATCGGTCAGCACGGCGGCGGGCGGGCCGTCGGCCATCACCCCCCCGCCGGCCAGCAGGATCAGCCGGTCGCAGAAGCGCGCGGCGAGCGTCAGGTCGTGCAGCACCGCCACCACCCCGGTCCCGCCGCGGGCTGACGCCCGCAGCAGCGCCATGGCCGCCAACTGGTGGCGGGGATCCAGCGCCGACACCGGCTCGTCGGCCAGCAGCAGCGCCGGTTCGGTGGCGAGTGCCCGGGCCAGCAGCACCCGCATCCGTTCGCCCCCCGACAGGGTGCCGGTGATGCGGTGGCGCAGATGGCGGGCGTCGGTCAGGGTCAGCGCCCGCTCCACCGCCGCGCGGTCGGCGGGCGTGACCCCGCCCAGCAGGCCGCGGTGGGGCAGCCGGCCCAGCATCACCACGGCTTGCGCCGTCAACGGCCAGTGAACCGGCCCGTCCTGGGGCAGATAGGCCACGGCACGGGCCAGCCGCCGCCGGCCCAGCCGCCCCAAGGGCTCACCGTCATAGGTGACGGTGCCGGCCATGGGCGGGGCGATGCCGGCCAGCACCCGCAGCAGGGTGGATTTGCCCGCCCCGTTCGGCCCGATCACCCCGGTGAACACGCCGGGCCGTAGCGACAGGCTGACATCGCGCAGCAGAGGCCGCCCGCCGGCCTGGACCGTCATGGACTGGGTGTCGATGCGCATCACGGCTCCTCCCTTTGCAGCCGCGCGATGAGGAGGATGAGGAAGGGGGCCCCCACCAGCGCGGTGACCACGCCCAGCTTGAGTTCCGGCCGGGTGGGCAGCAGGCGCACGGCGATGTCGGCGGCCAGGATCAGCACCGCCCCGGCCAGCCCGCCGGCCGGCAGCAACCGGCCCGGATGCGCCCCCACCAGCGGGCGCATCAGGTGCGGCGCCACCAGCCCGACGAAGCCCACCGCCCCGGTCACCGACACCGCACTGCCCACCGCCAGCGCCGCCCCGGCGATCAGCCGCCCGCGGAGTGCTGTCAGGTCGAAGCCCAGGCTGCGCGCCGTGTCCTCCCCCAGCGTCAGGGCGTCCAGCGCCCGCGCGCCCGACAGGATCAAGGACCAGCCGACGAGCATGGGCGGCAGCACCAGCATCACCTGGTCTCTGCCGCGGTCGGCCAGCGACCCCATCAGCCAGAACACGATCTCCAGCGCCGCATAGGGGTTGGGGGCGAGGTTGAGGGTCAGGGCGGTCAGCGCGCCGGCCAGGCTGTTGACGGCGATGCCGCCGATGATCAGCGTGGTGGTCCCGGCCCCGCGTGCGGCCATGACGGTCAGCAGCAAGGCTGCCACCGCCGCCCCGGCCATGCCCCCCAGCGGCAGGGCCAGTGCCAGCGTGGCCGACAGTCCGCTGTAGAACACCGCCACCGCCCCCAGCGCCGCGGCGCTGGACACGCCGACGATGCCGGGTTCGGCCAGCGGGTTGCGCAGCCACCCCTGCATGGCGGCCCCGGTCAGCCCCAGGCTGAACCCCACCAGCAGCCCCAGCACCGCCCGCGGCACCCGCAGTTCGGCGAACACCAGGGCTTGCAGCGTGTCCCGCCCGGCCAGCCAGTCGCCCGCAGCGGCGGCGGCGTCGAACGGCACATAGCCCACGGCCATGGACACCAGACACAGCACCAGCGCCAGCCCGGCCAGGGCCGCCATCAAGACCCCATAGGGAATCCGTCCGTTCATGGCCCCTCTCCCCGCGCCGCCGCCAGCAGGGCCGCGGCCTCGGCGTTCTGCGGCCCGGCACAGGTCAGCAGGCGCGACGGCACCGTCACCGTGCGCACCCGCCGGGACAGCGCCGTCACCGCCGGGTGGTGCAGCACCGCATTCGCCAGCGACGGCGGCGCGCCGGGAGTGTCATCGGTGATCAGCCGCTCGGCCCCGCCCAGCAGGATGGCTTCCAGCGGCAAGGGCCCGAACCCGCCTCCCGGCAGCCGTCCCGCCGCATTCTCCAGCCCCGCCCGCGCCATCACCGCGTCGGTCAGCGTGCCCGGCCCGGCCACGAAGCCGTTGGGCCGCAGCACCACCGCCGTGGGCCGGCGGTCCCCCGGTGCGGGGGCCGCGGCGTCGTAGCGGGCCAACATGGCGGCGATGAGCGCCTCCCCCCGCTCCGGCTCGCCCACCGTGCGGGCCAGGGCACGGATCTGGTCCGCCGCGTCCTCCGGCGTCTGGGGCACGTCCAGTTCCACCAGCGGCGCGTTCAGCCGTTTGAGCAGCCCGGCGGCGGTGCGGGTGGTGTATGTCCCGCCGACGATCAGGTCGGGGTGCAGCGGCACGATCTCTTCCGCCAGCCCGCGGTTGACGGGGATGCCGGCGGCGATGGCCGCCACCGTGGACCCGCAGGGGTCGCGGGCCAGCCACGTGACCGAGGCGATGCGCCCCGGCTCCACCAGCCGCAGCAGCAATTCGTCGGCACACAGGTTGAGCGAGACGATGCGCTGCGGTTTGGCGGCGCCGTCCCCGGCCAGCGCCGGCCCCCCTGCGCACAGCAGGAGGGCGGCGAGGAGACACACGGTCCGCCGGATCACAGCGCCAGCCGCAGGCCGAGATAGCCCGCCCGCCCGGCGGCGCCATAGGTCCAGACCTCCTGATAATGGCGGTTGGTCAGGTTCTCGATGCGCCCGAACGCCTCCACCCGCTCGGTCAGCGTGTACGATCCCGACAGGTTGACCAGCGTGTAGGGCGTCAGGCTGACCGGCTGGCGGTTGTAAAAGGAATCATAGGCCCAGTCGCTGGTGCGCCCGTTGTAGACCACGCCGATGTTGGCGTTGGCCCGGTCCTCCAGAAAGCGGTAATTGGCGTTCAGGCTCGCCAGATGCTTGGGCCGGCGCACCAGCTCGGCCCCGGTGGAGTCCTCGCCCTCGGTCCAGGTGTAGGAGCCGCGCAGCGTCAGCCCGTCCACCGGCTCCACCGTCAGCCCCACCTCCAGCCCCTGCACGCGGGATTCGCCGGGCATGTTGATGGAGGTGCGTCCGGTCCCGGTGATGAGATCGCGGATGCGCTGGTTGAACCACGTGGCATCGGCCACCACCCGCTTGCCCCACAGCGCCTGATCGGCGCCGATGTCCCAGCCGCGGCCCTTTTCCGGCTTCAGGTCCGGGTTGCCGGCATAGGTGGCGGTGTATCCGTACAGCTCGAACAGCGTCGGGTTCTTGACCCCGGTGCCGTAGGAGGCGCGCAGCTTGGTGCCGGTGTCCTCCACGCGGTAGGCGGCGGTGCCGCGCCAGGTGGTGGCGTCCTGGAACAGGTCGTTGCCGTCGCGGCGCACGCTGCCGGTCAGGGTCAGACGGTCGAACAGGTCCAGCTTGTACTGCCCCACCAGCCCCGTTGACCCGATGGTGCGGTCGAAGTTGGAATAGCCGCTGCGGGTGATGCCGGTGTCGTCCTCGTG
Proteins encoded in this window:
- a CDS encoding ABC transporter substrate-binding protein codes for the protein MIRRTVCLLAALLLCAGGPALAGDGAAKPQRIVSLNLCADELLLRLVEPGRIASVTWLARDPCGSTVAAIAAGIPVNRGLAEEIVPLHPDLIVGGTYTTRTAAGLLKRLNAPLVELDVPQTPEDAADQIRALARTVGEPERGEALIAAMLARYDAAAPAPGDRRPTAVVLRPNGFVAGPGTLTDAVMARAGLENAAGRLPGGGFGPLPLEAILLGGAERLITDDTPGAPPSLANAVLHHPAVTALSRRVRTVTVPSRLLTCAGPQNAEAAALLAAARGEGP